ATTATGCACACAACATTTATTCAGCAAATGCTTTAGGTGAAGAGCCAAAAGGGAATGCGTTTGCTTCATCTAATTCCCCAATCCCAAGTATTTCAACAATAAATATGCATGCTTTGACCACAACAACTAAGAAAAAAATATTAAAACAAGAAAAAGCACTCTACATAGAAAATATAATGGGACTCCATACAGCAGACCCAGTTTCAGGAAGATTTTCTGTTCAAATCAGTGGAAGGATTTTAGAAAACGGTGAATTTTCTGGAAGTTTTAGAGGAATGACTCTTGCAGGAACAATACCTGAACTATTAGAAAATATTGACGATATTTCTTCTGACTTTAAATACACTGGTTCTATCTCTGGTTCTACCATGTTGATAAAAAATATGAGTGTTGGCGGAAAATAATACGCTTAAAAAAAAGAGAGCTTAAGCTCTCTTTTTTTTATGCATTTAATGCTTCTCTAGCGATTTTTACATATTCTTTAAAGGTATCATAATCGTTAATAGCAATATCTGATAACATTTTTCTATTTATGTTAATGTTTGCGATTTTTAATCCATGAATTAACTCGTTGTATTTAATACCTTCATTTCTTGCTGCTGCATTAATTCTTGTAATCCAAAGCCTTCTGAAGTCACCTTTTTTCTTCTTTCTACCTTGGTAAGCATATGCTCCTGATCTATAGAATTGTTGTTTTGCCAATGAGTATCTTCTGCTCATTGCACCCCTATAACCTTTTGCAGCTTTTAAAAATTTCTTTTTCTTTTTCCTTGAAGTAACTGCTCTTTTAACTCTCATTGTTCATGTCTCCTTTCCTTCATCTTTATTATTTTTGGCCTAATAATTTCTTAGCTGCATCTTCAAAAGCAGGATCTATAACTTGTTGTTTCTTTAAAGCTCTCATTTTAGAATTTTTCTTTTTACCTGTGTTATGGCCTGTGTGACTTCTATGTCTAATTATTTTCCCTGTTCCAGTAACTTTGAATCTTTTTTTTGCTGCACTTTTTGTCTTTATTTTTTGTTTAGCCATAGTACTGCCTCCTTAATTTTAGCTTTCTTTATTTTTGTTATATTGTCTTATTTTTTTGGGATCAGGCTCAAGGAATATGTCCATGTCTCTACCTTGCATTTTTGCTTTCCTACCAACATTTGCAATGTCTTTTGTTTCTTCCACAATTCTATCTATTAATTCTTTACCTCTATCTTTGAACATAATATCCCTTCCCAAGAACATGATTACAGCCCTTACTTTGTTACCTTCCAATAAGAAATCTCTTATTTTATTGACTTTTGTGTCAAAATCATGATCATCGATTCTCAATCTAAATTTCATTTCTTTTAATACTTGTTTTTTCTGGTTCTTTTTTGCTTCCTTTTCTTTTTTTTCTTTTTCATAAACATATTTACCGTAGTCCATAACCTTAACAACAGGTGGTTTTGCATTTGGCGCAACAAGAACTAGATCTAATCCCGATTCTCTTGCTGATTTCAAAGCTTCTTGTTTTGATACTTGCCCTACTTTTTCGCCTTCGGCGTTAATAAGCAATACTTTTGAAGCCCTGATCCCTTCATTCTTTACCACTTTGTTCTTATCGCTTATGAGTATCACCATCCTTTTTGATTTTTAAAAATAATAATAAACGGGTGACTTGTATAAAGTCACCCGTTTGTGTTTAAATATATAAACACACAGCAATTAAATATTATTAATTAACCCCTGCCGACTTTCTTGTCCGAGGTGGGAAGCTTTATTGGGTGACTTCCGCTTATTTTATTATGGTGGGCCATGCAGGATTCGAACCTGCGGCCTACTGATTAAGAGTCAGCCGCTCTGCCAACTGAGCTAATAGCCCACTTTAAAATATCCGAATTAAATTATACAATAGTGTCAAATATTTGTCAAGTAATAATCACTTTGTTTTTGCTTTGTTATCACTTTTTTTAGAATCGTTAACATAATAACCTGAACCTTTGAATGAAATTCCTATATTTCCAATAATCTTTTCTGCTTCAGATCCACACACTTCACATTTTATGTTTGGTTTTTCATTCATAGAATGCATAACTGTGAACTCTTCTCCACAATCTTTACATTTATATCTATAAATTGGCATGTAATCATCTCCTTTGTTTTTTTATCTAATCATTTGTCTATTGTCCCTTTTGCTAAATACCAAAGATATAAATCCAATTTCCCCATATCTTCACCGAACTTCAAAGATAATGGGCGAAGTTTTTCTTCAATATCTAAATACTTATTTTCAGACCAACCTGATTTTGGGATTTCCAAAATCATACCATTTTTTTGCATAATTCGCATTATATGTTTATCCAAAATGGCCAAATCTTTTACCCCAACATTTCTTAAAAAATGACTTGCTTCTTTCCAACCAATTCCTTTTACATTTTTAGCTATATATTTTCTTGATTCATAAGGATCCTTTTTTATGATTTCAGGTAGTTCATCTATAATCCATCTATTGGCAACTATATATTTTGTCCTTGTATTTGGAAATCTGTGTCCAACTTCTTTCATCTTTTTGTTCAATTTTTTTTCATCTAAATTCGCAAAAGATTCTTTGCCTATATAATTTTGTGCTTTTATTCCACCTTTTGAAGACCAATTTGCAGTCATTACACAAAACGATAGTTCAGAAAAAAGGTCTAATTTATCCCCATTTTCACCTAAATCTTTAAACTCATTAAATCTTGTTTCTACTTCATCTTTTATAATTGGTTTTATACTGTTTAGTTTGTTAATCAAATCATTCATTTAAAAACCTCTTATTCTTTATTAGTTTTTCTCAAAGTATAAAATCCCAATCCAGCATATATTATAAACCCAATAATCAAAGAATAAAATTCAACGTCACTTATATTTTTTAACTCGTTTAATAATTGATTGCCTCCCAATTCCAACCCTACAAACTTTTCTAATATGTAGATAGTGTAAAATGAGAGTAAAACGGAACCAAACAATATTGAAATACCAGAAATAATTTTATTATAATTTTTCGATATAACTAATGCCAAAATAGCTCCTATAACAATAAAACCTATCCAAGGTAAAACTTCCTGGTCAAAGGGTAACTGTTCTAAGTATTCATAATTAGAACTAATTAAAAAATTACCCAAATTATAGCCCAGTAATCCTCCTAAAATAAAACCACCTAAAGACATGGCTATCTTAACAATACTGTAGAATATCATTCCAAAAATAAAACTGATAATAAAAAATATGAAAACTTTAAAATCTGCGTATTCTTGTATTAAATTATTCACTTGCTCGATTTTTAATAGATATGGAATTAATAAAGAATAGGATCCATAAAATCCTATCAAAAAAATTGAAACTTTAGAAGAAAATTTTGTTAAA
Above is a window of Geotoga petraea DNA encoding:
- the rplT gene encoding 50S ribosomal protein L20; the encoded protein is MRVKRAVTSRKKKKKFLKAAKGYRGAMSRRYSLAKQQFYRSGAYAYQGRKKKKGDFRRLWITRINAAARNEGIKYNELIHGLKIANININRKMLSDIAINDYDTFKEYVKIAREALNA
- the rpmI gene encoding 50S ribosomal protein L35; the protein is MAKQKIKTKSAAKKRFKVTGTGKIIRHRSHTGHNTGKKKNSKMRALKKQQVIDPAFEDAAKKLLGQK
- the infC gene encoding translation initiation factor IF-3 — its product is MVKNEGIRASKVLLINAEGEKVGQVSKQEALKSARESGLDLVLVAPNAKPPVVKVMDYGKYVYEKEKKEKEAKKNQKKQVLKEMKFRLRIDDHDFDTKVNKIRDFLLEGNKVRAVIMFLGRDIMFKDRGKELIDRIVEETKDIANVGRKAKMQGRDMDIFLEPDPKKIRQYNKNKES
- a CDS encoding FmdB family zinc ribbon protein, whose product is MPIYRYKCKDCGEEFTVMHSMNEKPNIKCEVCGSEAEKIIGNIGISFKGSGYYVNDSKKSDNKAKTK
- a CDS encoding N-glycosylase/DNA lyase is translated as MNDLINKLNSIKPIIKDEVETRFNEFKDLGENGDKLDLFSELSFCVMTANWSSKGGIKAQNYIGKESFANLDEKKLNKKMKEVGHRFPNTRTKYIVANRWIIDELPEIIKKDPYESRKYIAKNVKGIGWKEASHFLRNVGVKDLAILDKHIMRIMQKNGMILEIPKSGWSENKYLDIEEKLRPLSLKFGEDMGKLDLYLWYLAKGTIDK